GGACCAACCGACGAAGACGAAGCGATCGCGCTTCAGCCAATCGTCGAGTACGTCAAACCAGCCGCGTTCTACTTGCGGACGTTCGACTGCGATGGTCATATTGATATCTCCAACGATTACATAAGTGCAGGGTCGTTATCTTCTATGAAAGCATATCGCATTCCTTTTTCGCTAGTCGGTGGACAAACCACAAAAGGGACGATATGTCCATAGATGTTACTTTTCTTTACGATCCCATCCATTATTATAGCGAAAATATGAGATTCGCCAAGGCAAAACTGTCAATTTTTGTTAAATTTTATAAAGAACCTGGGAACAACTTGGTTTTCCCGACCAGGCGTTGCCAAGTCCCGGGAACTCCCGGTGGTCGCTACTGATAGATTTTTGTGGGATTCCGACCGGCGATCGCTGGTGAAATCTGAGATACTAGGAACTGGCACACCAAACTGTACCAATGTAAAGATTGGCAACTATGTATACCATCGATGTAATGCTCAAATACAGCCCAGCCCCCATTTCGGTCCAGCGTAAAGAAGAAAACGACGCTCAGGAGCTATACCAGAAACTAACCGCAGCCATGACCAGTGGGGAACCGAAGGTTATGGAACTTACCTGCGATCGCGATGCTGGTAAGAAAGTCACCGTTTTGTGTAGCGAAATCTCTGTCGTGCAAATGTCCCAAAAATCGGGGACCTCAGCCGACCGAGTCGCCGGATTTGCTGCTTTGAATCAATGAACCGTTCGCCATCGGTGACCCCCCCAACAGCCATTCAAGTCCAAGACCTGCACTTCCAATGGTCTAACGGTGTTACAATCTTGGACAACTGTTCCCTGCAAGTGCGCTCGGGAGAATTTTGGATGCTTCTGGGTGCCAACGGCAGCGGCAAATCTACGCTGCTGCGGCTCTTGGCAGGGTTACTCGCCCCCCAATCTGGGGAAATCTATATTCAGCCACCCGTCGGTTTTGTGTTTCAAAATCCCGACCGGCAGTTGGTCATGCCCACAGTGGGGGCAGACATTGCCTTTGGGTTGGTTGAAGAACAACTTTCCTTTCCCGAAATTCGCGCCCGAGTAGACGAAGCCCTAGAAACGGTCAACTTGCTGGGATTGCAGCGACGCCCTATTTATGCCCTCAGCGGCGGTCAAAAGCAACGGGTGGCCATTGCTGGCGCGATCGCACGTCACTGCCACACTTTGCTTTTGGACGAACCCACCGCTTTGCTCGATCCGGACGGTCAAATTGACTTGGTGGTGCAGGTACGCAACCTGGTGCGCACCAAGCAGATTACGGCCCTGTGGGTCACCCACCGTCTGGACGAACTGGACTACTGCGATGGTGCTTTTTTGCTAGAGGAAGGCAAAGTGGTGGATAGCGGCGATCCGCAACGGCTGAAACAGCGTTTGACCAGAACTTTCGCCTAGGTGCGTCCCCCTATGGGAAAGGCTATGGGATCATCGTGCCGCCACCCCCGTTGCCGAACCATCTGTGGGGGCAACTTTCGTATGGCGGCGTTTTTTTGGTGGGGGCCAAATGGGGGCATTCTACAATCTGCAGACGCAACCAGCTTTTGGTCAATCGGGATGTCGTTACTTAAGAACCATGTCACAGCAAACATCTGGGGTGGTATTGCTTGTAGATGGCTACAATATTGTCGGTAGCTGGGCCCATCTCATAAAAATTCGCGATCGCGACGGTTTGGAGGCCGCTAGAGATCAATTGACCGAAGCCTTGGTCAACTACAGCGCCTGTCAAAAGTGGGAAACTCGGCTGGTTTTTGACGCCCAATTTCGCGGCGAACCCAGCAGCGTGGAAGCAGTTACCCGCTACGTTAGCATTTACTATACCGAATCCGGTCAAACCGCGGACGACTACATCGAAAAAGTCTGTGCCGAACTGGCCCAACGTCCCCAATATCGCAAACTGCGGGCGATCGTGGCCACCTCCGATCGCGCCCAACAACTTACCGTGATGGGATATGGGGCCGAATGGATGTCGGCCAAACAAC
The nucleotide sequence above comes from Geitlerinema sp. PCC 9228. Encoded proteins:
- a CDS encoding energy-coupling factor ABC transporter ATP-binding protein, whose translation is MNRSPSVTPPTAIQVQDLHFQWSNGVTILDNCSLQVRSGEFWMLLGANGSGKSTLLRLLAGLLAPQSGEIYIQPPVGFVFQNPDRQLVMPTVGADIAFGLVEEQLSFPEIRARVDEALETVNLLGLQRRPIYALSGGQKQRVAIAGAIARHCHTLLLDEPTALLDPDGQIDLVVQVRNLVRTKQITALWVTHRLDELDYCDGAFLLEEGKVVDSGDPQRLKQRLTRTFA
- a CDS encoding NYN domain-containing protein, whose product is MSQQTSGVVLLVDGYNIVGSWAHLIKIRDRDGLEAARDQLTEALVNYSACQKWETRLVFDAQFRGEPSSVEAVTRYVSIYYTESGQTADDYIEKVCAELAQRPQYRKLRAIVATSDRAQQLTVMGYGAEWMSAKQLELDIDRMARSVRRNQRTPKRSQGRFLVRSLDPDAQERLDKLRFGIRS